The Polyangiaceae bacterium genome includes a region encoding these proteins:
- a CDS encoding tetratricopeptide repeat protein — protein sequence MNGNRRIKAVWAGLLAFTVAGAVPAEDLKEAAKKPPKEPEAALSLGRSLRQAGLYDDSLKVLRGAALRAKGPLAVAARTEAARTLISWNRQKDALRECQTLKALDGVRWETCVAEAHLLWKRASLALPAAERALEKSSDDYDALVAKGRAQRMLGKDSESEAAFKAAIAKDGARYEAHRYYAELLSGMNKGAEAILSLRKAVGAAPEEPEPLLALAEALPAGPEAVTLLEKALKIRPKYGAAHARLGNVLLEQGKVAEAETALRAAIAIDAKVADWQAGLALALVAKGTYDEALKVSATALKLVGNHALAKLAEADAIAGKGDIDLAIEAYEKAASFSRDNPLPLLHAAQACLAQNRPTTARAFADRATQSFADFGPGWVLLGDVAAAAKDRAVAKSAYQKALVAAKGNVDKASVKKKLAALK from the coding sequence ATGAACGGAAACCGAAGGATCAAGGCAGTGTGGGCAGGGCTCCTGGCGTTCACCGTGGCCGGCGCGGTCCCGGCGGAGGACCTGAAGGAGGCCGCCAAGAAGCCGCCCAAGGAGCCGGAGGCGGCGCTGTCGCTCGGCCGCTCGCTGCGTCAAGCGGGTCTGTACGACGACTCCCTCAAGGTGCTGCGCGGCGCCGCGCTCAGGGCCAAGGGCCCGCTCGCCGTGGCGGCGCGCACGGAAGCTGCGCGGACCTTGATCTCGTGGAACCGCCAGAAGGACGCCCTGCGCGAGTGCCAGACGCTGAAGGCGCTCGACGGTGTTCGCTGGGAGACCTGCGTCGCGGAAGCGCACCTCTTGTGGAAGAGAGCGTCGCTGGCGTTGCCCGCGGCGGAGCGCGCGCTCGAGAAGTCGTCGGACGACTACGACGCGCTGGTCGCCAAGGGGCGCGCACAGCGCATGCTCGGCAAGGACTCGGAGAGCGAAGCGGCGTTCAAAGCCGCCATCGCCAAGGACGGCGCGCGCTACGAGGCGCACCGGTACTACGCCGAGCTGCTCTCGGGCATGAACAAGGGAGCCGAGGCCATCCTGTCGCTGCGCAAGGCAGTCGGAGCCGCGCCCGAAGAGCCGGAGCCGCTGCTCGCGCTCGCCGAGGCGCTACCGGCCGGACCGGAGGCGGTGACCCTCCTGGAGAAGGCGCTGAAGATCCGCCCCAAGTACGGCGCGGCGCACGCGCGCCTCGGCAACGTGCTGCTGGAGCAAGGCAAGGTGGCCGAAGCGGAGACGGCGCTCCGAGCCGCCATCGCCATCGACGCCAAGGTGGCGGACTGGCAGGCCGGCTTGGCTCTGGCGCTGGTGGCGAAGGGCACCTACGACGAGGCGCTCAAGGTCAGCGCCACCGCGCTCAAGCTCGTCGGCAACCACGCGCTCGCCAAGCTCGCGGAGGCTGACGCCATCGCGGGCAAGGGCGACATCGACCTGGCCATCGAGGCCTACGAGAAGGCCGCCAGCTTCTCGCGGGACAACCCGCTGCCGCTCTTGCACGCGGCCCAGGCGTGCCTCGCGCAGAACCGCCCCACCACCGCGCGCGCGTTCGCCGATCGCGCCACGCAGTCCTTCGCCGACTTCGGACCGGGCTGGGTGCTGCTCGGGGACGTGGCCGCCGCAGCCAAGGACCGCGCAGTGGCCAAGAGCGCCTACCAGAAGGCGCTCGTCGCTGCCAAAGGCAACGTGGACAAGGCCAGCGTGAAGAAGAAGCTCGCGGCGCTCAAGTGA
- a CDS encoding methyltransferase, with the protein MRTAEDTTTDALFGGTLSVVQPRTGYRFNVDSLWLAAFAGRGQGVRQVLDLGAGVGVVTLCLHHLGGVSRAVLVERDARLAELCERNLERAGLAARVLCADLGRGLPKAAREGAELVVANPPYFEPGERRPARADREPSRAGALAPFVRAAALALGHNRSRAAFVYPARSLGRLLALGERSGLVAKRLRFVHAFAAEPARVALVELRRAKPGGLVVEPPVVEWQRAGVPSPELARLSAGRAGGRS; encoded by the coding sequence GTGAGGACCGCCGAGGACACCACCACCGACGCGCTGTTCGGCGGCACGCTCTCGGTGGTGCAGCCTCGGACCGGCTATCGCTTCAACGTGGACTCGCTCTGGCTCGCCGCGTTCGCGGGGCGCGGACAGGGCGTGCGCCAGGTGCTCGATCTGGGCGCCGGCGTCGGCGTCGTCACACTGTGCCTGCACCATCTGGGCGGAGTGAGTCGCGCCGTGCTCGTCGAGCGCGACGCGCGGCTGGCCGAGCTGTGCGAGCGCAACCTGGAGCGCGCCGGACTCGCCGCGCGTGTGCTTTGCGCCGACCTCGGGCGTGGCCTGCCGAAGGCGGCTCGGGAAGGCGCCGAGCTGGTGGTGGCGAATCCCCCGTATTTCGAGCCAGGCGAGCGGCGCCCCGCGCGCGCCGACCGCGAGCCGTCCCGCGCGGGCGCGCTCGCGCCGTTCGTGCGTGCTGCCGCGCTGGCGCTCGGGCACAACCGCTCGCGCGCCGCGTTCGTCTACCCGGCGCGGAGCCTTGGACGGCTGCTCGCGCTGGGCGAACGGAGCGGGCTCGTGGCCAAGCGCCTGCGCTTCGTCCACGCCTTCGCCGCGGAACCGGCGCGCGTAGCGCTGGTGGAGCTCCGGCGCGCGAAGCCCGGCGGCCTGGTGGTCGAGCCACCCGTCGTCGAGTGGCAGCGGGCCGGCGTACCCAGCCCGGAGCTGGCGCGGCTCAGCGCAGGCCGAGCAGGCGGTCGAAGCTGA
- a CDS encoding RNA methyltransferase, with protein MRRVAVLLAHHPVLDRQGAVVTTAITNLDLHDIARSAFTFGLGDFFVAHPVAAQRELALRVREHWTTGSGARRIPDRKPPMECVRVVESLDRALDELGEAEIWVTSAQAAEGVTSYTDARARLTKPGPAVLLVFGTGWGLAPGILGRATLRLAPIESPRADGFNHLSVRAAAAISFDRLLGLR; from the coding sequence GTGAGGCGCGTCGCGGTCTTGCTCGCGCACCACCCGGTGCTCGACCGCCAGGGAGCCGTGGTGACCACGGCGATCACGAACCTCGATCTGCACGACATCGCCCGCAGCGCGTTCACCTTCGGGCTCGGCGACTTCTTCGTGGCGCACCCCGTGGCGGCTCAGCGCGAGCTGGCGCTCCGCGTGCGCGAGCACTGGACGACCGGCAGCGGGGCGCGGCGCATCCCCGACCGAAAGCCGCCGATGGAGTGCGTGCGCGTGGTCGAGTCGCTGGACCGAGCACTCGACGAGCTCGGCGAAGCCGAGATTTGGGTGACGAGCGCGCAAGCGGCAGAGGGGGTGACCAGCTACACCGACGCCCGCGCGCGCCTGACGAAGCCCGGGCCGGCGGTGCTCCTGGTGTTCGGGACCGGGTGGGGCCTCGCGCCGGGGATCCTCGGTCGCGCGACGCTGCGCCTCGCGCCCATCGAGTCGCCGCGCGCCGACGGCTTCAACCACCTGAGCGTCCGCGCGGCCGCGGCCATCAGCTTCGACCGCCTGCTCGGCCTGCGCTGA
- the trmD gene encoding tRNA (guanosine(37)-N1)-methyltransferase TrmD — MRAAVVTLFPELFTPFLATSFVKRAIDGGQLEVSAHDLRPHGLGKHLSIDDTPYGGGSGMVMRVDCVVAAIEAAEAELGARAHRVLLTPGGERLCQRHLQELSSCDPLLLIAGRYEGFDERISSFVDQELSLGDFVLTGGEVAAMAVIEGTARLLPGVLGNAESAREESFSASWGGLLEYPQYTRPAEFRGLGVPEILKSGDHAKIAAWRRERALERTTERRPDLLRPEDEA; from the coding sequence ATGCGGGCCGCAGTCGTGACGCTGTTCCCGGAGCTGTTCACGCCGTTCTTGGCCACCAGCTTCGTCAAGCGCGCCATCGACGGCGGACAGCTCGAGGTGTCTGCCCACGACCTTCGCCCTCACGGGCTGGGCAAGCACCTGTCGATCGACGACACGCCTTACGGCGGTGGCTCCGGCATGGTGATGCGCGTGGACTGCGTGGTAGCGGCCATCGAGGCGGCGGAGGCGGAGCTCGGAGCGCGCGCGCACCGCGTGCTCTTGACGCCGGGGGGCGAGCGGCTCTGCCAGCGCCACCTCCAGGAGCTGTCGAGCTGCGATCCGCTGCTCTTGATCGCCGGCCGCTACGAGGGGTTCGACGAGCGCATCTCGAGCTTCGTCGACCAGGAGCTCTCGCTGGGCGACTTCGTGCTGACCGGTGGCGAGGTCGCTGCCATGGCGGTGATCGAGGGCACCGCGCGGCTCCTGCCCGGAGTGCTGGGAAACGCCGAGTCGGCCCGGGAGGAGTCCTTCAGCGCGAGTTGGGGCGGCCTGCTCGAGTATCCGCAATACACGCGGCCGGCGGAGTTTCGCGGCCTCGGTGTGCCGGAGATCTTGAAGAGCGGGGACCACGCGAAGATCGCGGCCTGGCGCCGCGAACGCGCGCTCGAGCGGACGACCGAGCGCCGGCCGGATCTGCTCCGGCCCGAGGACGAAGCGTGA
- the rimM gene encoding 16S rRNA processing protein RimM: MKTLELGRVLGPHGLRGELKVRLHWQGSTALLDAESVEIGAGAASRPYRVEWARPGPHGVLVKLVGIDDRDAASALGGAPLSVPRSALPPLEPGEYYLSDLVGAEVVGPDGHVGEVVEVRTHPSVDCLAVRLPDGRVLEQPLSAPWVEAVDAQAGRVVLSSTEGLV; encoded by the coding sequence TTGAAGACGCTCGAGCTCGGACGCGTGCTCGGGCCCCACGGCCTGCGAGGCGAGCTCAAGGTGCGGCTGCACTGGCAGGGCAGCACCGCGCTCTTGGACGCGGAGAGCGTGGAGATCGGCGCGGGCGCCGCGTCGCGGCCCTACCGAGTCGAGTGGGCGCGCCCGGGGCCGCACGGAGTGCTCGTCAAGCTGGTCGGCATCGACGATCGCGACGCCGCCTCGGCGCTCGGGGGCGCGCCGCTCTCGGTGCCCAGGAGCGCGCTCCCGCCCCTCGAGCCCGGTGAGTACTACCTCTCCGATCTGGTCGGCGCCGAAGTGGTCGGCCCCGACGGCCACGTGGGGGAGGTGGTCGAGGTGCGTACCCACCCGAGCGTCGACTGCCTGGCGGTTCGCCTGCCCGACGGGCGCGTGCTCGAGCAACCGCTGAGCGCGCCGTGGGTCGAGGCGGTCGACGCGCAGGCGGGGCGCGTCGTCCTGTCGAGCACCGAGGGGTTGGTCTAG
- a CDS encoding KH domain-containing protein — protein sequence MALKELITTIARALVDEPDAVEVTEIEGDHNSLIELKVAKSDIGKVIGKDGRTAQSMRTILTAASTKLGRRAHLDIVD from the coding sequence ATGGCTCTCAAGGAACTGATCACCACCATTGCGCGCGCGCTGGTCGACGAACCCGACGCGGTCGAAGTGACCGAGATCGAGGGCGACCACAACTCCCTCATCGAGCTGAAGGTGGCCAAGAGCGACATCGGCAAGGTCATCGGCAAGGACGGCCGCACCGCTCAGTCGATGCGCACCATCTTGACCGCTGCCTCCACCAAGCTCGGCCGCCGCGCCCACCTCGACATCGTCGATTGA
- the rpsP gene encoding 30S ribosomal protein S16 gives MMVTIRLARHGTNKAPFYRIVVTDHRQPRDGRHIENIGTFDPTKTPVRFELDRSRLAYWTERGARPSDTVTRLIKRNPAPAAG, from the coding sequence ATCATGGTTACCATCCGTCTTGCCCGACACGGCACCAACAAGGCGCCGTTCTACCGCATCGTCGTCACCGACCACCGCCAACCGCGCGACGGCCGCCACATCGAGAACATCGGGACCTTCGACCCCACGAAGACCCCGGTGCGCTTCGAGCTGGACCGCTCGCGACTGGCGTACTGGACGGAGCGCGGTGCGCGTCCGTCGGACACCGTCACGCGCTTGATCAAGCGCAACCCGGCGCCCGCCGCCGGGTGA
- a CDS encoding NifU family protein, translating into MGARDEILQVVREVLAPLVRADGGVLYLVRVEDDQVLLHLGGRFAGCPGNALARRQIIEPAIRAVAPHAVVTVSSGAIVPPGAERLEG; encoded by the coding sequence ATGGGTGCTCGAGACGAAATCCTGCAAGTGGTGCGGGAAGTGCTGGCTCCCCTCGTCCGGGCCGACGGCGGCGTGCTGTATCTGGTGCGGGTCGAGGACGACCAGGTCCTGCTCCACCTCGGCGGCCGCTTTGCCGGCTGCCCCGGCAACGCGCTGGCGCGCCGTCAGATCATCGAGCCCGCGATCCGCGCGGTCGCGCCGCACGCCGTGGTCACCGTGTCGTCCGGCGCGATCGTGCCGCCGGGAGCCGAGCGCTTGGAGGGCTGA
- the map gene encoding type I methionyl aminopeptidase, translating to MGFRTGSVEIKGPREIDHMREVCRLAAETLCLVGEMLRPGITTEDINRFVHEDTLRRGARPAPLKYKGFPKSVCTSINEVVCHGIPGPRVLQEGDIINVDVTHIYKGFHGDTSATFYVGRPSEDAKRVTEVARRSLELGVAQVRPGGRLGDIGAAIQEFAEAQGCSVVRDFVGHGIGRQFHDEPKVSHYGTWGRGIRLKPGMTFTIEPMINLGGWEVDVLDDDWTAVTADGSLSAQFEHTVLVTETGVEVLTARTEVLANSEIFPSYFGA from the coding sequence ATGGGATTTCGCACAGGATCGGTGGAGATCAAAGGGCCGAGGGAGATCGACCACATGCGGGAGGTGTGCCGGCTGGCTGCCGAGACGCTGTGTCTGGTCGGTGAGATGTTGCGCCCCGGCATCACGACCGAGGACATCAACCGCTTCGTCCACGAAGACACGCTGCGGCGCGGCGCGCGTCCTGCGCCGCTGAAGTACAAGGGCTTCCCCAAGAGCGTCTGCACCAGCATCAACGAGGTGGTCTGCCACGGCATCCCCGGCCCGCGGGTGCTCCAGGAAGGGGACATCATCAACGTGGACGTGACCCACATCTACAAGGGGTTCCACGGCGACACGTCGGCGACGTTCTACGTCGGCCGCCCGAGCGAGGACGCCAAGCGGGTGACCGAGGTCGCCCGGCGCTCGCTCGAGCTCGGCGTGGCGCAGGTCCGCCCTGGCGGTCGGCTCGGTGACATCGGCGCTGCCATCCAGGAGTTCGCCGAGGCGCAGGGCTGCTCGGTGGTTCGCGACTTCGTGGGTCACGGCATCGGCCGGCAGTTCCACGACGAGCCCAAGGTCAGCCACTACGGGACCTGGGGCCGCGGCATCCGCCTCAAGCCGGGCATGACCTTCACCATCGAGCCGATGATCAACCTGGGCGGCTGGGAGGTCGACGTGCTCGACGACGATTGGACCGCCGTCACCGCGGACGGCTCGCTCTCGGCCCAGTTCGAGCACACCGTGCTGGTCACCGAGACCGGGGTGGAGGTCCTGACCGCTCGCACGGAGGTCCTGGCCAACAGCGAGATCTTCCCGAGCTACTTCGGGGCCTAG
- a CDS encoding Fic family protein, with translation MPARTKKKPNKSAKKAPATQKKARVRAKPARATPRPAKRPKIKVKPKAKPKPKPKVKVKPKTRGPAKSAQALRKQREQERARAQKERERERAQRERERERAQKERERDKARAQKERERAQKERDKERARAQKERERAQKERDRAREAERKAREAERARQKEDARRAREAERLAREAERERVREEARRVKEEERARRDAEREAYRKAKEAERERLRAEKEAARRALEGRVARATKRALRAGAKASTTRVYRPDAIPNQAGTTRRAEPGQLPRPIVQRPVAPPPPPPPPPPPPPKEPVPQNIEERYASVLKRLGEAEQSFRDEYAESLEMSWVYHDSALEGVVYTYQELRTAIDPSVTVVADSSLQPVVDEIRRHRQALALVRDLGEKKRAPLTVDTVKKLYLTLHPDEGDIKNLKYRKDIPQHRLYFHEYAPPDKIAYKVRQVIDWLNGPEPKKIKHPIRIAARVHYDLLRVFPFSNDSGKVARMLMNVILLRAGHPPAIVHSTERQRYYEALKNSLPTLIQMITESINNGLASVEKRLDEHDTRVRSFGG, from the coding sequence ATGCCGGCCCGCACCAAGAAAAAACCAAACAAATCCGCCAAGAAAGCTCCGGCGACCCAGAAGAAGGCGCGAGTGCGTGCCAAGCCGGCCCGCGCCACGCCCCGTCCGGCCAAGCGGCCGAAAATCAAGGTCAAGCCGAAGGCGAAGCCCAAGCCGAAGCCCAAGGTCAAGGTCAAGCCCAAGACCCGCGGCCCGGCCAAGAGCGCCCAGGCGCTCCGCAAGCAGCGGGAGCAGGAACGGGCCCGCGCCCAGAAAGAGCGCGAGCGCGAGCGCGCGCAGCGGGAACGCGAGCGCGAGCGCGCCCAGAAGGAACGCGAGCGCGACAAGGCTCGCGCCCAGAAGGAGCGCGAGCGCGCCCAGAAGGAGCGCGACAAGGAACGGGCCCGCGCCCAGAAAGAGCGCGAGCGCGCCCAGAAGGAGCGGGACAGAGCGCGCGAGGCGGAGCGCAAGGCCCGCGAAGCGGAGCGCGCTCGGCAGAAGGAAGACGCCCGTCGAGCCCGGGAAGCCGAGCGCCTGGCCCGCGAGGCCGAGCGTGAGCGGGTCCGCGAGGAGGCCCGGCGCGTCAAAGAGGAAGAGCGAGCCCGCCGGGACGCGGAGCGCGAGGCCTACCGCAAGGCCAAGGAGGCGGAGCGCGAGCGCCTGAGGGCGGAGAAGGAGGCGGCTCGCCGCGCTCTGGAGGGGCGGGTCGCTCGGGCGACCAAGCGCGCGCTGCGCGCGGGCGCCAAGGCGTCCACGACGCGCGTGTACCGCCCCGACGCCATCCCGAATCAGGCCGGGACGACCCGGCGCGCCGAGCCGGGCCAGCTGCCGCGGCCCATCGTGCAGCGCCCCGTCGCGCCGCCCCCGCCGCCCCCGCCGCCTCCACCGCCTCCGCCGAAGGAGCCGGTGCCGCAGAACATCGAGGAGCGTTACGCCTCGGTGCTGAAGCGACTCGGCGAGGCCGAGCAGTCCTTCCGCGACGAATACGCCGAGAGCCTCGAGATGTCGTGGGTCTACCACGACAGCGCGCTCGAAGGCGTGGTCTACACCTACCAGGAGCTACGCACCGCGATCGACCCTTCGGTGACCGTGGTCGCGGACTCGAGCCTGCAACCCGTGGTGGACGAGATCCGTCGCCACCGCCAGGCCCTCGCCTTGGTGCGCGACCTGGGGGAAAAGAAGCGCGCGCCGCTCACCGTGGACACGGTGAAGAAGCTCTACCTGACGCTTCACCCCGACGAGGGCGACATCAAGAACCTCAAGTACCGGAAGGACATCCCGCAGCACCGGCTGTACTTCCACGAGTACGCGCCCCCAGACAAGATCGCCTACAAGGTCCGTCAGGTCATCGACTGGCTCAACGGCCCCGAGCCCAAGAAGATCAAACACCCGATCCGCATCGCAGCGCGCGTTCACTACGACCTCTTGCGCGTGTTCCCGTTCTCGAACGACAGCGGCAAGGTCGCGCGCATGTTGATGAACGTGATCTTGCTCCGCGCCGGCCACCCGCCGGCGATCGTCCACTCGACGGAGCGCCAGCGCTACTACGAGGCGCTGAAGAACAGCCTCCCGACGCTGATCCAGATGATCACGGAGTCGATCAACAACGGCCTCGCCAGCGTCGAGAAGCGCCTCGACGAGCACGACACGCGCGTGCGCTCGTTCGGGGGCTGA
- a CDS encoding TolC family protein encodes MRRLTGLVLAGAFLWSVVARAEEPAKPPPRVSSALPARAPVYTLRRCLELAEQNYPKVSEAKARLRNKEAQASQAYTAPFSEWTLTGGIGPAPTVRGTSVYSPNTDVALTSNMALAWQMGIDGVVPLWTFGKISNLWDAAEAQIKVGEHEVKKEKNDVKLSVRRAYYGVLLARDSLALVREAAKQIDKHLGRLEARVDAGEGDDIELLKLKMYRAELEARESEAQKQERIALAGLRFLTGVKGPLDVPDKPLTRVRHTLAPLGRYLDAARLFRPEVNMARAGVLARQAQVRLEQSRYFPDLGLGLSARYSRAPEVTNQTNPYVNDSANRFMYGAALALKWKLDFLPQSARVAQARAQLEEIRATERYALGGVGTEVEQSFAEATDAAKRVDAYTRAQGYARQWLIKVQQGIDVGTFDDEDIVSPAKEYALKRFSQMSAVYEYNIAIAKLSQATGWDAIAPVE; translated from the coding sequence ATGCGCCGCCTGACCGGACTCGTGCTCGCGGGCGCGTTCCTGTGGTCGGTCGTCGCTCGGGCGGAGGAGCCGGCGAAGCCACCCCCGCGCGTGAGCTCGGCGCTCCCGGCGCGGGCCCCGGTGTACACGCTCAGGCGTTGCCTGGAGCTGGCCGAGCAGAACTACCCCAAGGTGAGCGAGGCCAAGGCGCGGCTCCGCAACAAGGAAGCGCAAGCGTCTCAGGCCTACACCGCGCCCTTCAGCGAGTGGACGCTGACCGGCGGCATTGGCCCAGCACCCACCGTGCGCGGGACCAGCGTCTACAGCCCAAACACCGACGTGGCGCTCACCTCGAACATGGCGCTGGCGTGGCAGATGGGCATCGACGGCGTCGTGCCGCTCTGGACCTTCGGCAAGATCAGCAACCTGTGGGACGCCGCCGAGGCGCAGATCAAGGTCGGCGAGCACGAGGTCAAGAAGGAGAAGAACGACGTCAAGCTGTCGGTGCGCCGGGCCTACTACGGCGTGCTGCTCGCGCGGGACTCCCTGGCCTTGGTGCGCGAGGCCGCCAAGCAGATCGACAAACACCTTGGGCGGCTCGAGGCGCGCGTGGACGCGGGGGAAGGGGACGACATCGAGCTCTTGAAGCTGAAGATGTACCGCGCCGAGCTCGAGGCGCGGGAGAGCGAGGCCCAGAAGCAAGAACGCATCGCGCTGGCGGGGCTGCGCTTCTTGACCGGAGTCAAAGGCCCGCTCGACGTCCCGGACAAGCCGCTCACCCGCGTCCGGCACACGCTGGCGCCGCTCGGTCGTTACCTGGACGCCGCCCGCTTGTTCCGGCCGGAGGTCAACATGGCGCGAGCCGGCGTGCTGGCGCGGCAGGCTCAGGTCCGGCTGGAGCAGTCGCGCTACTTCCCGGACTTGGGCCTCGGGCTCAGCGCCCGCTACTCGCGGGCTCCGGAGGTGACCAACCAGACCAACCCCTACGTCAACGACAGCGCGAACCGCTTCATGTACGGCGCCGCGCTGGCGCTGAAGTGGAAGCTGGACTTCTTGCCGCAGAGCGCGCGCGTGGCCCAGGCTCGGGCGCAGCTCGAGGAGATCCGCGCCACCGAGCGCTACGCCCTGGGCGGGGTAGGGACCGAGGTCGAGCAGTCCTTCGCCGAGGCGACCGACGCCGCCAAGCGAGTGGACGCCTATACCCGGGCGCAGGGCTACGCCAGACAGTGGTTGATCAAGGTGCAGCAGGGCATCGACGTCGGCACCTTCGACGACGAGGACATCGTCTCACCGGCCAAGGAGTACGCACTCAAGCGCTTCTCGCAGATGAGCGCGGTGTACGAGTACAACATCGCGATCGCGAAGCTGTCGCAGGCGACGGGCTGGGACGCGATCGCGCCGGTGGAGTGA
- a CDS encoding diguanylate cyclase: MPEPEPRISEPPASAGPRSVLGSTIVIADDERLTREHLASLLRSNGYAVEALEDGQAVIERVGKGGVDLVLLDVLMPRLSGLEACRIIKSMSQESFLPVVLLTVRTDTQSRVDGLRIGADDYVGKPFDERELLARVEAMLRIKKLHDHVTKSKAKLEQLSVHDELTGLYNYRYLHTRLGEEFKRAERYHDPLACVVIDVDRLQGLNEAGGRALGDNVVRGVAEVVRRSVREVDVVARFGGDEFLLVLPSTHFAGSVTVAERIWRDVTERPFFGDQTGPMRVTLSIGVALYPSRDVRSKDSLLRAADSALHQAKRDGGNRICVFQQHGYLYTPVVGPSAKETADDRPPRSTRLVPSSLPPPPSRTPSSPPSRRRPSERPSGKRS, encoded by the coding sequence GTGCCCGAGCCCGAGCCGCGAATCAGTGAGCCGCCGGCCTCGGCCGGGCCGCGCAGCGTGCTCGGCTCGACCATCGTGATCGCCGACGACGAACGGCTCACGCGCGAGCACCTGGCCTCGCTGCTCCGCAGCAACGGCTACGCAGTGGAAGCGCTGGAGGACGGCCAGGCGGTGATCGAGCGCGTGGGCAAGGGCGGCGTGGACCTGGTGCTCCTGGACGTGCTGATGCCGCGCCTCTCCGGCCTCGAGGCGTGCCGCATCATCAAGAGCATGTCGCAGGAGAGCTTCTTGCCGGTGGTGTTGCTCACGGTGCGCACCGACACGCAGAGCCGCGTGGACGGTCTGCGCATCGGCGCCGACGACTACGTCGGAAAGCCGTTCGACGAACGCGAGCTCCTGGCGCGCGTCGAGGCCATGCTGCGCATCAAGAAGCTGCACGACCACGTGACGAAGTCCAAGGCCAAGCTCGAGCAGCTCAGCGTGCACGACGAGCTCACCGGGCTCTACAACTACCGCTACCTGCACACGCGGCTCGGCGAGGAGTTCAAGCGCGCCGAGCGCTACCACGACCCCTTGGCCTGCGTGGTGATCGACGTCGATCGCCTGCAGGGGCTGAACGAAGCCGGCGGTCGGGCGCTCGGCGACAACGTCGTGCGTGGAGTGGCCGAAGTGGTTCGGCGCAGCGTGCGCGAGGTGGACGTGGTGGCGCGCTTCGGCGGCGACGAATTCTTGCTGGTCCTGCCCAGCACCCATTTCGCGGGTTCGGTCACGGTGGCCGAGCGCATCTGGCGCGACGTGACGGAGCGCCCCTTCTTCGGCGACCAGACCGGGCCGATGCGCGTCACGCTGTCCATCGGGGTCGCTCTCTACCCGTCCCGCGACGTACGTTCGAAGGACTCGCTCCTGCGCGCCGCCGACTCGGCGCTGCACCAGGCCAAGCGTGACGGTGGCAACCGCATCTGCGTGTTCCAGCAGCACGGCTACCTGTACACGCCGGTGGTCGGGCCCAGCGCCAAGGAGACCGCCGACGACCGGCCACCGCGCTCGACGCGCCTGGTGCCGTCGAGCCTGCCGCCGCCGCCGAGCCGCACGCCCTCGAGCCCGCCCAGCCGCCGCCGGCCGTCGGAACGCCCGAGCGGGAAGCGGAGCTGA
- a CDS encoding SRPBCC family protein, with the protein MNTRHTLTVLMATLSLSLFAPSAGAEPNDEAKRLMKLRDAERYEVDSGSAKAGAARVHVAAPVSHVKKTISDFKNYSKFISKFDKAKVVGRDGDKTDVYLQVPILKGAAKIWAVMRFEPIKTVNGEEVLEGHMVKGNVKRMDARWRVKKIDDDNTQLHLEMTIVPNMPVPGSIVTGQVKYAADEAVMGSRNRTESDWNKKKK; encoded by the coding sequence ATGAACACGCGACACACCCTGACGGTTCTGATGGCCACGCTGAGCCTTTCGCTCTTCGCGCCGAGCGCCGGCGCCGAGCCGAACGACGAGGCCAAGCGCCTGATGAAGCTCCGGGACGCGGAGCGCTACGAGGTCGACTCCGGCAGCGCCAAGGCGGGCGCTGCTCGCGTGCACGTCGCCGCCCCGGTCTCGCACGTGAAGAAGACCATCTCCGACTTCAAGAATTACTCCAAGTTCATCTCCAAGTTCGACAAGGCCAAGGTGGTCGGGCGCGACGGCGACAAGACCGACGTCTACTTGCAGGTGCCGATCCTCAAGGGCGCCGCGAAGATCTGGGCCGTCATGCGCTTCGAGCCGATCAAGACGGTGAACGGCGAAGAGGTGCTCGAAGGTCACATGGTCAAGGGCAACGTCAAGCGGATGGACGCGCGCTGGCGCGTCAAGAAGATCGACGACGACAACACCCAGCTGCACCTCGAGATGACGATCGTGCCGAACATGCCTGTGCCGGGCTCCATCGTCACCGGGCAGGTGAAGTACGCTGCCGACGAGGCGGTGATGGGCTCGCGCAATCGCACCGAGAGCGATTGGAACAAGAAGAAGAAGTGA